From a region of the Arvicanthis niloticus isolate mArvNil1 chromosome 6, mArvNil1.pat.X, whole genome shotgun sequence genome:
- the Cybc1 gene encoding cytochrome b-245 chaperone 1, translated as MYMQVETRTSTRLHLKRAPGIRSWSLLVGILSTGLAAAYYSGDSLGWKLFYVTGCLFVAVQNLEDWEEAIFNKSTGKVILKTFSLYKKLLTLLRAGHDQVVVLLKDIQDVNVEEEKVRYFGKGYMVVLRFATGFSHPLTQSAVMGRRSDVEAIAKLITSFLELHRLESPSERSQSSDSEPDVPGGQS; from the exons ATGTATATGCAGGTGGAGACACGCACCAGCACCCGCCTCCATCTGAAGAGGGCTCCAGGCATCCGGTCTTGGTCCCTGCTGGTCG GAATACTATCCACCGGCCTGGCTGCTGCCTATTACAGTGGAG ATAGTCTGGGCTGGAAGCTCTTCTATGTCACGGGCTGCCTGTTTGTGGCTGTACAGAACTTGGAGGACTGGGAG GAGGCCATTTTCAACAAGAGCACTGGGAAGGTCATCTTAAAAACATTCAGCCTCTACAAGAAGCTTCTGACTCTTCTCAGAGCAGGCCATGATCAAG TGGTGGTCCTGCTGAAAGACATCCAGGATGTGAATGTGGAGGAGGAAAAGGTCCGTTACTTTGGGAAGGGCTACATGGTGGTGCTCCGGTTTGCAACAGGCTTCTCTCATCCCCTTACACAGAGTGCAGTCATGGGTCGACGCAG TGATGTGGAAGCCATTGCTAAACTCATCACTAGCTTCTTGGAGCTGCATCGCCTGGAGAGCCCCTCAGAACGGTCACAAAGCAGCGACAGTGAACCTGATGTCCCTGGTGGCCAGAGCTGA